One window of the Burkholderia ubonensis subsp. mesacidophila genome contains the following:
- a CDS encoding DUF1810 domain-containing protein yields MDDPYDLQRFVDAQEPVYAQVCDELRSGRKRSHWMWFVFPQIEGLGDSVMAQRYAIASLNEADAYLRHPVLGARLRECTRLVNHVDGRSIQEIFGYPDYLKFRSSVTLFAHATSENAVFVEALEKYYGGEADHGTLARI; encoded by the coding sequence ATGGACGATCCCTATGACCTTCAACGCTTTGTCGACGCGCAGGAGCCGGTGTATGCGCAGGTCTGCGACGAACTGCGCAGCGGCCGCAAGCGCAGTCACTGGATGTGGTTCGTCTTTCCGCAGATCGAAGGGCTCGGCGACAGCGTCATGGCGCAGCGGTACGCGATCGCGTCATTGAACGAAGCCGACGCGTATCTTCGGCATCCGGTGCTCGGCGCACGGCTGCGCGAATGCACGCGGCTCGTCAACCACGTCGACGGCCGCTCGATCCAGGAGATTTTCGGCTATCCGGACTATCTGAAATTCCGGTCGTCGGTCACGCTGTTCGCGCATGCGACCTCAGAGAATGCGGTGTTCGTCGAAGCGCTCGAAAAATACTACGGCGGCGAAGCCGATCACGGCACGCTGGCGCGGATCTAG
- a CDS encoding ParB N-terminal domain-containing protein: MKLAALPIEFVSTAAILPNEEHDHAHAAELARAMQYSGLWRVPIILERDSFAVMDGHHRLAAAHALGLSRIPALRLEYRQVEVVASRDGFVVTPEEIVARARGGRLYPQKTTRHLFPSPIPNCNISLVLCRGDVMSGC; this comes from the coding sequence ATGAAGCTGGCCGCGTTGCCGATCGAATTCGTCTCAACGGCGGCGATCCTGCCGAACGAGGAGCACGACCACGCGCACGCGGCGGAACTGGCCCGCGCGATGCAGTACAGCGGCTTGTGGCGGGTGCCGATCATTCTCGAACGCGACAGCTTCGCGGTGATGGATGGTCATCACCGTCTTGCGGCGGCGCACGCGCTCGGGCTCTCGCGCATTCCGGCGTTGCGGCTCGAGTACCGGCAGGTCGAGGTGGTGGCGTCGCGCGACGGCTTCGTCGTCACGCCGGAGGAGATCGTCGCGCGTGCGCGCGGCGGGCGGCTCTATCCGCAGAAGACGACACGGCATCTATTTCCGTCGCCGATTCCGAACTGCAATATTTCCCTGGTCCTGTGCCGCGGCGACGTGATGTCCGGTTGCTGA
- a CDS encoding type III PLP-dependent enzyme produces MNRTLIERYLDGAASPVCAYLYDLAHLRVRTAGLVALLPSGCELFYAIKANSDAQVLRTLDGVVAGYEVASLGEVVRARDVGPHARIVFGGPGKTDAELEGALASNVELFHVESPLQLQRLDAVAARMGRRARVLLRVNPNSLAADRDDRRPRGTLTMGGQPTQFGIEEDALPDAIALARTLPAVELAGLHVHALSNNLDADSHLALMRHYLSLASRLRREHGLALETLNVGGGIGVNYADPSRGFDWPRFCAGLSGVLADADAGCRIVFECGRFIAADCGYYVTEVVDLKRNHGKHFAVLRGGTHHFRLPASWQHDHPFSIVPNDAWPYAFARPSLERGAVTLCGELCTPKDVLARDVAVERLRVGDRIVFRLAGAYGWHISHHDFLSHPHPERVFVEPARDAQPIPGGQA; encoded by the coding sequence ATGAATCGGACATTGATCGAACGCTATCTCGACGGCGCGGCGTCGCCCGTCTGCGCCTATCTCTACGATCTCGCGCATTTGCGCGTGCGCACGGCCGGGCTGGTCGCGCTGCTGCCGTCAGGCTGCGAGCTGTTCTACGCGATCAAGGCGAACAGCGATGCGCAGGTGCTGCGCACGCTCGACGGCGTCGTCGCGGGCTACGAAGTGGCTTCGCTCGGCGAGGTGGTCCGCGCGCGTGACGTCGGGCCGCACGCACGGATCGTATTCGGCGGGCCTGGCAAGACCGACGCCGAACTCGAAGGCGCGCTCGCGAGCAACGTCGAGCTGTTCCATGTCGAGAGCCCGCTGCAGCTGCAACGGCTCGATGCGGTCGCGGCGCGCATGGGCCGGCGCGCGCGGGTGCTGCTGCGCGTGAACCCGAACTCGCTCGCGGCCGACCGCGACGACCGGCGGCCGCGGGGCACGCTGACGATGGGCGGGCAGCCGACGCAGTTCGGCATCGAGGAGGATGCGCTGCCGGACGCGATCGCGCTCGCCCGCACGCTGCCCGCCGTGGAGCTGGCCGGGCTGCACGTGCACGCGCTGTCGAACAACCTGGACGCGGACTCGCATCTTGCGTTGATGCGGCATTACCTGTCGCTCGCGAGCCGGTTGCGCCGCGAGCACGGGCTGGCGCTGGAGACGCTCAACGTCGGCGGCGGGATCGGCGTGAACTATGCCGACCCGTCGCGCGGCTTCGATTGGCCGCGCTTTTGCGCCGGGTTGAGCGGGGTGCTGGCGGACGCCGATGCGGGTTGCCGGATCGTGTTCGAATGCGGGCGCTTCATCGCGGCCGACTGCGGCTACTACGTCACCGAAGTCGTCGACCTCAAGCGCAATCACGGCAAGCACTTCGCCGTGCTGCGGGGCGGCACCCATCATTTCCGCCTGCCCGCGTCGTGGCAGCACGACCATCCGTTCTCGATCGTGCCGAACGACGCGTGGCCCTATGCGTTCGCGCGGCCGTCGCTCGAGCGCGGCGCCGTGACGCTGTGCGGCGAGCTGTGCACGCCGAAGGACGTGCTCGCGCGCGATGTGGCGGTCGAGCGCCTGCGCGTGGGGGACCGGATCGTGTTCCGGCTGGCGGGCGCGTACGGCTGGCACATCTCGCATCATGACTTCCTGAGCCATCCGCATCCCGAACGGGTGTTCGTCGAGCCGGCGCGCGATGCGCAGCCGATTCCGGGGGGGCAAGCATGA
- a CDS encoding HpcH/HpaI aldolase family protein, with translation MNAPAMPSCSLKVRLRDTGGPPLVGLFCSTPAPLTVELIAAAGYDFVVIDLEHTLIDGATLGAMLLAARASGAAPLVRVAALHQIVPVLDAGAQGVVIPRVRSAHDAREAVRFAHYAPLGQRGLNATGASGFGRDDLALALQRAAADTLVVAMIEDRDGLDALDEIASVDGVDVLLGGAADLSQDFGVPWQTGHADVRDALARIEAAARAHGKTFCALPRNADEIAAMHRAGVRLAIGGDDRGIARRAMAAQLRACLQDFHGNPR, from the coding sequence ATGAACGCGCCCGCCATGCCGTCATGCTCGCTGAAGGTGCGCCTGCGCGACACCGGCGGGCCGCCGCTGGTCGGCCTGTTCTGCTCGACGCCCGCGCCGCTGACCGTCGAATTGATCGCGGCCGCGGGATACGACTTCGTCGTGATTGACCTCGAGCACACGCTGATCGACGGTGCAACGCTGGGCGCGATGCTGCTGGCCGCCCGGGCGAGCGGCGCCGCGCCGCTCGTGCGGGTCGCCGCGCTTCATCAGATCGTGCCGGTGCTGGATGCGGGCGCGCAGGGCGTCGTCATCCCGCGCGTGCGCTCGGCGCACGACGCGCGCGAGGCGGTGCGCTTCGCCCATTACGCGCCGCTCGGGCAGCGCGGCCTGAACGCGACCGGTGCGAGCGGATTCGGCCGCGACGATCTCGCGCTGGCGCTCCAGCGCGCAGCGGCCGACACGCTGGTCGTCGCAATGATCGAAGACCGCGACGGGCTCGATGCGCTCGACGAGATCGCATCGGTCGACGGCGTCGACGTGCTGCTGGGCGGCGCGGCGGACCTGTCGCAGGACTTCGGCGTGCCTTGGCAGACCGGGCATGCCGACGTGCGTGACGCGCTCGCGCGCATCGAGGCGGCCGCGCGCGCGCACGGCAAGACCTTTTGCGCGCTGCCGCGCAATGCGGACGAAATCGCCGCGATGCATCGCGCCGGCGTCCGCCTCGCGATCGGCGGAGACGATCGCGGGATCGCGCGACGCGCGATGGCCGCGCAGCTGCGCGCCTGTTTGCAAGACTTTCACGGAAATCCACGATGA
- a CDS encoding IucA/IucC family protein, producing the protein MKFSAFEALLGSAAYRDAGQRVVRQLLEALLFERALPDVAWSGETLSIPATGADGEPVFYRCSARRTVSFGRVRIVSPVRRTHRGVEADADDVARVVAELGPQLGADPVRLAQFGAELAATHVKDAQTRVAQAGRLLRSAGYDEIESALTGAHPYHPGYKSRIGFTLDDNAHYAPECSPGVVPLLVAVHREQCRSSASRDVAARDPRHLLSPEERAAFDVQLAQRGLEPADYLPLPVHPWQWSAIAETGCHHAFARRDLVPVGPLADRYRPQQSIRTLANVDRLDAPSLKLAMNLVNTSTSRVLAPHTVSNAAPMSDWLDDLVARTDWPEPLARPVMLKEVAGVAYVPPAPVAGQYGALGCIWRDSVHRHLHADEAALPVTAITHVDADGRPLIADWVARYGARAWVRRLVERAWLPVLHLLWRNGTALESHAQNMVLLHADGWPTRVALKDFHDGVRYSKQWLSVAPPALNAPPAEHARVNPNSFIETDDADELRDFTCDALFFVNLAEIAWFFSRHFDLDEAEFWAIVARAIHDYQVRCPDLAERFALFDCFAETMEIELLASRRFLPEIRLRTRATANPLAQPEYA; encoded by the coding sequence ATGAAGTTCTCCGCATTCGAGGCGCTGCTCGGCAGCGCCGCCTATCGCGATGCCGGACAACGGGTCGTGCGTCAGCTGCTCGAGGCGCTCCTGTTCGAACGCGCGCTGCCGGACGTCGCGTGGTCGGGCGAGACGTTGTCGATTCCGGCAACCGGCGCGGACGGCGAGCCGGTGTTCTATCGGTGCAGCGCCCGCCGCACCGTGTCGTTCGGCCGGGTCCGCATCGTGTCGCCGGTTCGGAGGACTCATCGCGGCGTCGAGGCCGATGCCGACGACGTCGCCCGGGTCGTCGCGGAGCTGGGGCCGCAATTGGGCGCCGATCCGGTGCGTCTCGCACAATTCGGCGCCGAGCTGGCGGCGACGCATGTGAAGGATGCGCAGACCCGCGTCGCGCAGGCCGGGCGGCTGCTGCGGAGCGCCGGTTACGACGAGATCGAGTCGGCGTTGACCGGTGCGCATCCGTACCATCCGGGGTACAAGTCGCGCATCGGGTTCACGCTCGACGACAACGCGCATTACGCGCCGGAATGCTCGCCCGGCGTGGTTCCGCTGCTCGTCGCGGTGCACCGGGAGCAGTGCCGGTCGAGCGCGAGCCGGGATGTCGCCGCGCGCGATCCGCGCCATCTGCTGTCGCCGGAGGAGCGGGCCGCGTTCGACGTGCAGCTCGCGCAACGCGGCCTGGAACCGGCCGACTATCTGCCGCTTCCGGTGCATCCGTGGCAGTGGAGCGCGATCGCCGAGACCGGCTGCCACCACGCGTTCGCGCGACGCGACCTGGTGCCGGTCGGGCCGCTTGCCGACCGCTATCGCCCCCAGCAGTCGATTCGCACGCTCGCCAACGTGGATCGGCTCGACGCGCCGTCGCTCAAGCTCGCGATGAACCTCGTCAATACGTCGACGTCGCGGGTGCTCGCGCCGCATACCGTCTCCAACGCCGCTCCGATGAGCGACTGGCTCGACGATCTCGTCGCACGCACGGACTGGCCGGAACCGCTCGCGCGCCCCGTGATGCTCAAGGAAGTTGCCGGCGTCGCCTACGTGCCGCCCGCTCCGGTGGCGGGGCAGTATGGCGCGCTCGGGTGCATCTGGCGGGACAGCGTGCATCGGCACTTGCACGCGGACGAGGCGGCGCTGCCGGTGACCGCGATCACGCACGTCGACGCGGACGGCCGGCCGCTCATTGCCGACTGGGTCGCCCGATACGGCGCGCGGGCATGGGTGCGCCGGCTCGTGGAGCGGGCATGGCTGCCGGTACTCCATCTGTTGTGGCGCAACGGCACCGCGCTCGAGTCCCATGCGCAGAACATGGTGCTGCTGCACGCCGACGGATGGCCGACGCGCGTCGCGCTGAAGGACTTCCACGACGGCGTGCGCTACTCGAAGCAATGGCTGTCGGTCGCGCCGCCGGCGCTGAATGCGCCGCCCGCCGAACATGCGCGCGTCAACCCGAATTCGTTCATCGAGACCGACGATGCCGACGAATTGCGCGATTTCACCTGCGATGCGCTGTTCTTCGTCAACCTGGCGGAGATCGCGTGGTTCTTCTCGCGCCACTTCGATCTGGACGAGGCCGAGTTCTGGGCGATCGTCGCGCGCGCGATTCACGACTATCAGGTGCGCTGCCCGGATCTGGCGGAACGCTTCGCGCTGTTCGACTGCTTTGCCGAGACGATGGAGATCGAGCTGCTCGCGAGCCGCCGCTTCCTGCCGGAAATCCGTTTGCGGACGCGCGCCACGGCGAATCCGCTCGCGCAGCCGGAGTACGCATGA
- a CDS encoding IucA/IucC family protein, with product MLFSSPRPASPARNAALQAAQASHATCRVGAPQDAIAGLSSLDRRLLEQYFNTYCRETGHFDPRTPHDADAGLAHDLRTVVQGWRDAGLDVAAVTFPDDGARLYVALDYFSPIGFHRLAPCAAMQLPDGGAAPFDGVDALTERIARSLERRLPSGDPAWPARFAMLMGNSVERVRYYHARRAEQAGSAFVRAEQSLCFGHVFHVTSKASEGFAETDMQAFAPELGASFRLHYFAVATNWLDTHSIHGAQPPIDPDAMHAAAALLGDSEYRLLPCHPWQADYLLQQDTIRALLARRELISLGPLGEVAWPTSSVRTVWLPVQRRFLKLPLDVRITNFVRNNPPEQVARALDASRYIAALPADSRASDAFEILLDGACASLATDDGALRASTAVLYRDGMRDGIGDDAQVLATVLEEPAEGEPPLAMLLRDALGTAPGGDRVAAWWTRYLDVTLLPLLRLFARYGVSLEAHLQNAMVAFRDGWPVRGYVRDMEGASISRTRCIDPACLSADSPALYRDEDAWKRFLYYVLVNHVGHVIASAARSGYGDEALLWRVTAEAWSRDPDPAVAALLDDVRSRATLPAKANMLSCFGRHGEAPAWVEIPNPLAVEEVRA from the coding sequence ATGCTGTTTTCCTCTCCACGGCCCGCGTCGCCGGCGCGCAACGCCGCGCTGCAAGCAGCCCAGGCGTCGCACGCGACGTGTCGCGTCGGTGCGCCGCAAGACGCCATTGCCGGCCTGTCCTCGCTCGATCGACGCCTGCTCGAGCAGTACTTCAACACGTACTGTCGCGAGACCGGCCATTTCGACCCGCGCACCCCGCATGACGCGGATGCCGGTCTCGCGCACGACTTGCGCACCGTCGTGCAGGGCTGGCGCGACGCGGGGCTCGACGTCGCGGCGGTCACGTTTCCGGATGACGGGGCCCGCCTGTACGTTGCGCTCGACTACTTCTCGCCGATCGGATTTCACCGGCTGGCGCCGTGCGCGGCCATGCAGCTGCCCGACGGCGGCGCGGCGCCGTTCGATGGCGTCGACGCGCTGACCGAGCGCATCGCACGGTCGCTCGAACGCCGCTTGCCGTCGGGCGATCCCGCATGGCCGGCGCGGTTCGCGATGCTGATGGGCAACAGCGTCGAGCGCGTGCGTTACTACCACGCGCGGCGTGCGGAGCAGGCCGGCTCGGCGTTCGTCCGCGCGGAACAGTCGCTGTGCTTCGGTCATGTGTTCCATGTGACGTCGAAGGCATCGGAGGGGTTTGCCGAGACCGACATGCAGGCATTCGCGCCCGAGCTTGGCGCGTCGTTCAGGCTGCATTACTTCGCGGTCGCGACGAACTGGCTCGACACGCATTCGATCCACGGTGCACAGCCGCCGATCGATCCCGACGCGATGCATGCGGCGGCCGCGTTGCTCGGCGACAGCGAATACCGGCTGCTGCCGTGCCATCCGTGGCAGGCGGATTACCTGTTGCAGCAGGACACGATCCGCGCGCTGCTCGCGCGCCGCGAGCTGATCTCGCTCGGCCCGCTCGGCGAAGTGGCGTGGCCCACGTCGTCGGTTCGGACGGTCTGGCTGCCCGTGCAGCGACGGTTCCTGAAGCTGCCGCTCGACGTCCGGATCACGAATTTCGTGCGCAACAACCCGCCCGAGCAGGTGGCCCGCGCACTGGACGCAAGCCGCTACATCGCCGCACTGCCCGCCGACAGCCGGGCGTCCGATGCGTTCGAGATCCTGCTTGACGGCGCGTGCGCGTCGCTGGCGACGGACGATGGCGCATTGCGCGCCAGCACGGCCGTTCTCTATCGCGACGGCATGCGCGATGGCATCGGCGACGATGCGCAAGTGCTGGCGACCGTGCTCGAGGAGCCGGCCGAAGGCGAGCCGCCGCTCGCGATGCTGCTGCGCGACGCGCTCGGGACGGCTCCCGGCGGCGACCGCGTCGCCGCGTGGTGGACGCGCTATCTGGACGTCACGCTGCTGCCGCTGTTGCGCCTGTTCGCCCGTTACGGCGTGAGCCTCGAGGCGCACCTGCAGAACGCGATGGTCGCGTTTCGCGACGGCTGGCCCGTGCGCGGCTACGTGCGCGACATGGAAGGGGCGAGCATCAGCCGCACGCGTTGCATCGATCCGGCGTGCCTGTCCGCCGACAGCCCCGCGCTCTACCGCGACGAAGACGCATGGAAGCGCTTTCTCTACTACGTGCTCGTCAATCACGTCGGACATGTCATCGCGAGCGCGGCGCGCTCGGGCTACGGCGACGAAGCGCTGCTGTGGCGCGTGACCGCCGAGGCCTGGTCGCGCGACCCCGATCCGGCCGTCGCCGCGCTGCTGGACGACGTGCGCAGCCGGGCGACGCTGCCGGCGAAGGCGAACATGCTGAGCTGTTTCGGCCGGCACGGCGAGGCGCCGGCCTGGGTCGAGATTCCCAATCCGCTGGCAGTCGAGGAGGTGCGCGCATGA
- a CDS encoding MFS transporter, translating to MTRRPNVAVATLVGCQGVITLGLMVLVPIMPFYLHDLGGGAGLDAARWTSIALAAPGVGALLCAPFAGRWCERFGYRRALLLALALFVASMTTMAVSHDVVTFVAGRLLQGASTVGVIITAFIARVSDPAAQGRSLGWQESAVAAGALAGPVLGGVLQDHWSVRPLLLGVAICTGVALLVLALGLREPDGRAATDDAGDARARRAWLADPVLLRWLVAGALTQAGAFALVNVFALFVDMRLAGTASIASKTGVLHALGWAATLVAGPWWGARNDRGNPARHFVAAALACAAVLALMPLTSQLWQIGALRIAQGACYAALAQSALLLCCRAAPPALRSRATVVSKSAMVLGQLLGPLAVLVFLPFAGPAATLWLTAAMFVTAAAVACSAPVGRPFSVSDSR from the coding sequence ATGACGCGTCGCCCGAATGTCGCGGTCGCGACGCTGGTCGGCTGTCAGGGCGTGATCACGCTCGGGCTGATGGTGCTCGTGCCGATCATGCCGTTCTACCTGCATGACCTGGGCGGCGGTGCCGGCCTCGACGCGGCACGCTGGACGAGCATCGCGCTGGCGGCTCCCGGCGTCGGCGCGCTGCTCTGCGCGCCTTTCGCGGGGCGATGGTGCGAGCGGTTCGGGTATCGGCGCGCGCTGCTGCTCGCGCTCGCGCTGTTCGTCGCGAGCATGACGACGATGGCGGTGTCGCACGACGTCGTGACGTTCGTGGCCGGACGCCTGCTGCAAGGCGCCAGCACGGTCGGCGTGATCATCACGGCGTTCATCGCGCGCGTCAGCGACCCGGCGGCCCAGGGGCGCTCGCTCGGCTGGCAGGAGTCCGCGGTCGCGGCGGGCGCGCTGGCGGGGCCGGTGCTCGGCGGCGTGTTGCAGGATCACTGGTCGGTGCGGCCGCTGTTGCTCGGGGTGGCGATCTGCACGGGCGTCGCGCTGCTCGTGCTGGCACTCGGCCTGCGCGAGCCGGACGGGCGTGCGGCGACCGACGACGCAGGCGACGCGCGAGCACGTCGTGCGTGGCTTGCCGATCCGGTCCTGCTGCGCTGGCTCGTCGCCGGCGCGCTGACGCAGGCCGGCGCCTTCGCGCTCGTCAACGTGTTCGCGCTGTTCGTCGACATGCGGCTTGCCGGCACCGCATCGATCGCGAGCAAGACCGGGGTGCTGCATGCGCTCGGCTGGGCGGCGACGCTCGTGGCCGGGCCGTGGTGGGGCGCGCGAAACGATCGCGGCAACCCGGCGCGCCACTTCGTCGCGGCCGCGCTGGCATGCGCCGCGGTGCTCGCGCTGATGCCGCTCACGTCGCAGCTGTGGCAGATCGGCGCGTTGCGCATCGCGCAGGGCGCCTGCTATGCGGCACTGGCGCAGTCGGCGTTGCTGCTCTGTTGCCGGGCGGCGCCGCCCGCGCTGCGCAGCCGCGCGACCGTCGTATCGAAGAGTGCGATGGTGCTCGGGCAGTTGCTCGGGCCGCTCGCCGTGCTCGTCTTCCTTCCGTTTGCCGGCCCCGCCGCGACCCTTTGGCTGACCGCGGCGATGTTCGTCACGGCGGCTGCGGTCGCGTGCTCCGCGCCGGTCGGCCGTCCTTTTTCCGTTTCCGATTCGAGGTAA
- a CDS encoding IucA/IucC family protein produces the protein MTGVETRTGRPSMPDDPVARHDGVDRLLAQDLLDALWLEDLYGFRDRTRWLDGDDGSDTLSLALGGGATLQWRGVRLHGLRALRLARTGAAVCIASATGRRPLSAAQTLDALQRAHGWPAYNARLAQLFALAERQIAKTFAAQARWLAELAGAPRSLMAWEAICCLRDRPFHPLARAKVWPGSPGDAYEVEAGRIALHWVAVPRDALWSGDAGTHAPADADPQPVARAVLDADACAELARRAGERGIDPAALWLPVHPWQWDHLQRQHPPLAARCVDLGAGPGTARPTASLRTLGIGAGERVHLKLSLSVQALGASRVMPPRYLHNAVLAERCLRALCARDAWLGAHLELCDERAWWALGTDGTLIGEQGELACVLRRYPDGDGWLLPMAACAASTTDARLPAFDTLCGAIEADALAEAASERAWRMFERIARLLIGLGLRCFARGVMPELHGQNVLLRVDANGPRGIVLRDHDTLRICPSAMAGAGIETPDYAIDRGTPNTLILDQPDALLAYFQTLAIEVNLYAIIAALAERHGDDEATGWRIVEQVLRDTLESVFGASPAHARIEHALFDAPRWPFKQLLAPLAARATLGTGMPSGIGAIPNPLRGARPPRTEPRP, from the coding sequence ATGACGGGCGTCGAGACCCGAACCGGCCGGCCGTCGATGCCGGACGATCCGGTGGCGCGGCACGACGGCGTCGACCGGCTGCTCGCGCAGGATCTGCTCGACGCGCTGTGGCTGGAGGATCTGTACGGCTTTCGCGATCGCACGCGCTGGCTGGACGGCGACGACGGCAGCGACACGCTTTCGCTGGCGCTCGGCGGCGGCGCGACGCTGCAGTGGCGCGGCGTGCGGCTGCACGGCCTGCGAGCGCTGCGGCTCGCGAGGACGGGGGCAGCCGTGTGCATCGCGAGCGCAACGGGGCGGCGGCCGCTGAGCGCCGCGCAGACGCTCGATGCGCTGCAGCGCGCGCACGGGTGGCCCGCGTACAACGCGCGCCTCGCGCAGTTGTTCGCGCTGGCGGAGCGCCAGATCGCCAAGACGTTTGCCGCGCAGGCGCGCTGGCTGGCCGAGCTCGCGGGCGCGCCGCGCAGCCTGATGGCGTGGGAGGCGATCTGCTGCCTGCGCGACCGGCCGTTTCATCCGCTTGCGCGCGCGAAGGTCTGGCCCGGCAGCCCGGGCGATGCGTACGAGGTGGAAGCGGGGCGGATTGCGCTGCACTGGGTCGCGGTTCCGCGCGACGCGCTGTGGTCCGGCGACGCCGGCACGCACGCGCCTGCCGATGCCGATCCCCAGCCGGTCGCCCGCGCGGTGCTGGATGCGGACGCGTGCGCCGAGCTCGCGCGGCGTGCGGGCGAGCGCGGCATCGATCCGGCCGCGCTGTGGCTGCCGGTCCATCCGTGGCAATGGGACCATCTGCAACGGCAGCATCCGCCGCTGGCGGCGCGCTGCGTCGACCTCGGGGCCGGGCCCGGCACGGCGCGGCCGACCGCGTCGCTGCGCACGCTCGGCATCGGCGCGGGCGAACGGGTGCACCTGAAGCTGTCGCTGAGCGTGCAGGCGCTGGGCGCGTCGCGCGTGATGCCGCCGCGCTATCTGCACAACGCGGTGCTGGCAGAGCGTTGCCTGCGCGCGCTTTGCGCACGCGACGCGTGGCTCGGCGCGCACCTCGAACTGTGCGACGAGCGCGCGTGGTGGGCGCTCGGCACGGACGGGACATTGATCGGCGAGCAGGGCGAACTGGCGTGCGTGCTGCGGCGCTACCCCGACGGCGACGGCTGGCTGCTGCCGATGGCCGCCTGCGCGGCCTCGACGACCGACGCGCGCCTGCCCGCATTCGACACGCTGTGCGGCGCGATCGAAGCCGACGCGTTGGCCGAAGCCGCGAGCGAACGCGCATGGCGGATGTTCGAGCGCATCGCGCGCCTGCTGATCGGGCTCGGCTTGCGCTGCTTCGCGCGCGGCGTGATGCCCGAGCTGCACGGCCAGAACGTGCTGCTGCGGGTCGACGCGAACGGGCCGCGGGGCATCGTGCTGCGCGATCACGACACGCTGCGGATCTGCCCGTCCGCGATGGCCGGGGCCGGTATCGAGACGCCCGACTACGCGATCGACCGCGGCACGCCGAACACGCTGATCCTCGACCAGCCGGACGCATTGCTCGCGTATTTCCAGACCCTCGCGATCGAGGTCAACCTGTACGCGATCATCGCGGCGCTCGCGGAGCGTCACGGCGACGACGAGGCAACCGGGTGGCGCATCGTCGAACAGGTGCTGCGCGACACCCTCGAAAGCGTGTTCGGCGCGTCGCCGGCACACGCGCGTATCGAGCATGCGCTGTTCGACGCGCCCCGATGGCCATTCAAGCAGCTGCTCGCGCCGCTGGCCGCGCGCGCGACGCTCGGCACCGGGATGCCGAGCGGGATCGGCGCGATACCCAATCCGCTGCGCGGCGCCCGCCCGCCGCGCACGGAGCCGCGCCCATGA
- the sbnB gene encoding 2,3-diaminopropionate biosynthesis protein SbnB produces MTHSTHPGLLYLGRQDLIALGGDRSQPYVDAIADGLALHARRAFVQPLKPYLRWPGADHIADRIIAMPCYVGGNDPIAGLKWIGSRQHNPSRFGLERASAVIVLNDADTNYPVAIMEGGLISGMRTAAISAVATRHLARAGFADVACIGCGPIARMQMQTLLEQFPGIRRVHLFDLSGDAMRAFSRELTARFPHVACEEMASAELAVRAADVIVTCTVTDTPYLEYAWLKRGAFVCNVSIMDVHKEVYEKADKVIVDDWDQSNREKKIINQLVLEGRFSRERLHAELGEIVIGERPGRERDDEIILLNPMGMALDDMVCARHFYRLATEQGVGTRLPLL; encoded by the coding sequence ATGACCCATTCCACCCATCCCGGCCTGCTCTACCTCGGCCGCCAGGACCTGATCGCCCTCGGCGGCGATCGCTCGCAGCCTTACGTCGACGCGATTGCCGACGGGCTGGCGCTGCACGCGCGGCGCGCGTTCGTGCAGCCGCTGAAGCCGTATCTGCGCTGGCCCGGCGCGGATCACATCGCCGACCGGATCATTGCGATGCCGTGCTACGTGGGCGGCAACGACCCCATCGCCGGGCTGAAATGGATCGGCAGCCGGCAGCACAACCCGTCCCGCTTCGGGCTCGAGCGCGCGAGCGCGGTGATCGTTCTGAACGACGCCGACACGAACTATCCGGTCGCGATCATGGAAGGCGGGCTGATCAGCGGGATGCGGACCGCCGCGATCAGCGCGGTGGCGACGCGGCATCTCGCGCGTGCGGGCTTCGCGGACGTCGCGTGCATCGGCTGCGGCCCGATCGCGAGGATGCAGATGCAGACGCTGCTCGAGCAGTTCCCCGGCATCCGCCGCGTGCACCTGTTCGACCTGTCGGGCGACGCGATGCGCGCGTTCAGCCGCGAACTGACGGCGCGCTTTCCGCACGTCGCGTGCGAGGAAATGGCGAGCGCGGAGCTGGCGGTGCGCGCGGCCGACGTGATCGTGACCTGCACGGTCACCGACACGCCGTATCTCGAGTACGCATGGCTCAAGCGCGGCGCGTTCGTCTGCAACGTATCGATCATGGACGTGCACAAGGAGGTCTACGAGAAGGCGGACAAGGTGATCGTCGACGACTGGGACCAGTCGAATCGCGAGAAGAAGATCATCAACCAGCTGGTGCTCGAAGGGCGTTTCAGCCGCGAGCGCCTGCACGCGGAGCTGGGCGAGATCGTGATCGGCGAGCGTCCGGGGCGCGAGCGCGACGACGAGATCATCCTGCTCAATCCGATGGGCATGGCGCTGGACGACATGGTCTGCGCACGCCACTTCTATCGCCTCGCGACCGAGCAGGGCGTGGGCACGCGGTTGCCGCTGCTATGA